In Fibrobacter sp. UWB10, a single window of DNA contains:
- the thiH gene encoding 2-iminoacetate synthase ThiH, giving the protein METARKDNNYLFDSGNLSEGALAKKHRIENDPSARTNIMDYLPGMEVIQSDIADKVLAESENYDYSKYTGKDVKRALEHERCTLEDFKALLSPAAAPYLEQMAAKAKIETSKHFGNNVYFFTPLYIANYCENYCVYCGFNCYNHIKRMQLTMEQIEHEMKVIADSGMEEILILTGESRAKSSVEYIGEACKLARKYFRMVGIEVYPVNTDEYRYLHECGVDYVTVFQETYDKVRFEQLHLMGHKRVFPYRFDSQERALMAGMRGVAFSALLGLSDFRRDALASALHVYYLQKKYPHAEMSLSCPRLRPIINNDKIDPLDVHEKELCQVLCAYRIFLPYVGITVSSRESKEFRNGIVKIAATKVSAGVSTGIGDHESKYSGHDDGEGGDEQFEINDGRSFNAMYSDISGEGLQPVLNDYLYV; this is encoded by the coding sequence ATGGAAACCGCTAGAAAAGACAATAATTACTTGTTTGATTCAGGCAACCTCTCGGAAGGGGCGCTCGCCAAAAAGCACCGCATCGAGAATGACCCTAGTGCTCGCACTAATATAATGGACTATTTGCCCGGCATGGAAGTTATCCAGTCGGACATTGCTGACAAGGTGCTCGCCGAATCGGAAAATTACGACTATTCCAAGTACACCGGCAAAGATGTAAAGCGTGCTCTGGAACATGAACGTTGCACGCTCGAAGATTTTAAGGCGCTTCTGTCGCCGGCTGCCGCTCCGTATTTGGAACAGATGGCGGCCAAGGCGAAAATCGAAACCAGCAAGCATTTCGGTAACAACGTCTATTTCTTTACTCCGCTCTATATTGCTAACTACTGCGAAAACTACTGCGTCTATTGCGGGTTCAACTGCTACAACCACATCAAGCGCATGCAGCTCACCATGGAGCAGATCGAGCACGAGATGAAGGTGATTGCCGACAGCGGCATGGAAGAAATCCTGATTCTCACGGGCGAGAGCCGCGCGAAAAGCAGCGTGGAATACATCGGCGAGGCCTGCAAGCTTGCCCGCAAGTATTTCCGCATGGTAGGCATCGAAGTTTATCCGGTGAATACGGACGAATACCGCTACCTGCACGAATGCGGCGTGGACTACGTGACGGTTTTCCAGGAAACCTACGACAAGGTTCGTTTCGAACAACTTCACCTGATGGGTCACAAGCGCGTGTTCCCGTACCGATTCGATTCGCAGGAACGCGCCCTGATGGCAGGCATGCGCGGGGTGGCATTCTCCGCGCTCCTCGGCCTTTCGGATTTCCGCCGCGACGCGCTCGCATCGGCGCTCCATGTGTATTACTTACAAAAGAAGTATCCGCATGCCGAAATGAGCCTCAGCTGCCCGCGACTCCGCCCCATCATCAACAACGACAAGATCGACCCGCTGGATGTTCATGAAAAGGAACTCTGCCAGGTGCTTTGCGCCTACCGTATATTCTTGCCGTATGTGGGCATCACGGTTTCGAGCCGCGAAAGCAAGGAATTCCGCAACGGTATCGTGAAAATTGCGGCGACCAAGGTGTCGGCAGGTGTTTCGACTGGCATTGGCGACCACGAAAGCAAATACAGCGGTCACGATGACGGCGAAGGCGGTGACGAACAGTTTGAAATCAACGACGGCCGCAGCTTCAACGCCATGTACAGCGACATTTCGGGCGAAGGCCTGCAGCCTGTGTTGAACGATTACTTGTACGTGTAA
- the rpsO gene encoding 30S ribosomal protein S15, producing MATITKEKAAEITAKFGANEKDTGNVRVQIALLTEKIKNLTEHAKTHKKDFHSLRGLSMMVSKRKNLLKYYGEKDIIAQRALIKELGLRG from the coding sequence ATGGCTACTATCACTAAAGAAAAGGCTGCAGAAATCACCGCTAAGTTCGGAGCAAACGAAAAGGACACCGGTAACGTCCGCGTTCAGATCGCTCTCCTCACCGAGAAGATCAAGAACCTCACCGAACATGCAAAGACCCACAAGAAGGACTTCCACTCCCTGCGCGGTCTGTCCATGATGGTTTCTAAGCGCAAGAACCTCCTCAAGTACTACGGCGAAAAGGACATTATCGCCCAGCGTGCCTTGATCAAGGAACTCGGTCTGCGCGGCTAA
- the pnp gene encoding polyribonucleotide nucleotidyltransferase, with protein sequence MSIDAYHQKYGKMLDPKEVSVTLPDGRVITFETGRIAKQARGAAVAKMGDAFVLSTVCYGEEKEGDFFPLTVEYREKAYAAGRLPGGYSKREAGRPSDEETLSARIIDRPIRPMFPENFTREVQVIVQVLSADRKFAPDVLGVSAASLSIGLSELPFEQQVAAVRVAVVDGQNIVMPTYEQMACADLDLVVAGTEDSVCMVEGGAYEVSEDTMINAILAGHEAIKAMCKAQQELVDRCAKPKMELKPQHVGEAHEKLLATVKEVVWDELNKDVHSNMVKTDFYPAMADLCAKMLEDERILAIIGKDEEQDPALVADAKAIFSDYERTAMREMILNEDVRLDGRTTTEVRPIEIELGVLPSAHGSAIFQRGETQGLVVCTLGSKADEQRYESLQGEGSKSYMLHYNFPPYCVGECKRLGMSRREIGHGHLAERSLAAVLPLPEDFPYTIRVVSEIQESNGSSSMASVCGGCLSLMDAGVPIKAPVAGVAMGLISEKGSVKEGGKIKILTDITGTEDHLGDMDFKVTGTAEGITAFQMDIKIRGITPELMREALEQARQGRLHILGKMAELGLAAPRPKVSDKAPTMIKMRIPTNKIRDVIGSGGSVIKGMQSQTGCTINIDDDGNIDIAAPSGKAAAVCRRMIEELTAEPEPGRKYKGKVKTIQPFGAFVEILPGRDGLVHISELADHRVEKVEDVVHVGDEVEVLCLGVDPKGKVKLSMKALLPPKPAEAPAAEAPAAEAAPEAPAEA encoded by the coding sequence ATGTCTATTGACGCATACCATCAAAAATACGGCAAGATGCTCGACCCGAAGGAAGTGTCTGTTACGCTCCCCGACGGCCGTGTGATCACGTTTGAAACGGGCCGTATTGCCAAGCAGGCACGCGGTGCTGCAGTCGCCAAGATGGGCGATGCATTCGTGCTTTCCACTGTCTGCTACGGCGAAGAAAAAGAAGGTGATTTCTTCCCTCTCACTGTGGAATATCGCGAAAAGGCCTACGCCGCTGGTCGCCTCCCGGGCGGCTACAGCAAGCGCGAAGCCGGACGTCCCTCTGACGAAGAAACTCTTTCTGCCCGTATCATTGACCGCCCGATTCGCCCGATGTTCCCCGAGAACTTCACGCGCGAAGTCCAGGTGATTGTGCAGGTTCTTTCTGCTGACCGCAAGTTCGCACCCGATGTGCTCGGCGTGTCTGCAGCATCCCTCTCTATCGGTCTTTCTGAACTGCCCTTCGAACAGCAGGTTGCCGCCGTACGCGTGGCCGTGGTCGATGGTCAGAACATCGTGATGCCCACCTACGAACAGATGGCCTGCGCCGATCTGGACCTGGTGGTCGCCGGTACCGAAGATTCCGTCTGCATGGTGGAAGGCGGTGCCTACGAAGTGTCCGAAGACACGATGATCAACGCAATTCTCGCCGGTCACGAAGCTATCAAGGCTATGTGCAAGGCCCAACAGGAACTGGTGGACCGCTGCGCTAAGCCCAAGATGGAACTCAAGCCGCAGCACGTTGGCGAAGCCCACGAAAAGCTTCTCGCCACGGTGAAGGAAGTGGTCTGGGACGAACTGAACAAGGACGTCCACTCCAACATGGTGAAGACCGACTTCTATCCAGCTATGGCAGACCTCTGCGCGAAGATGCTCGAAGACGAACGCATTCTCGCTATCATTGGCAAGGACGAAGAACAGGATCCTGCTCTTGTTGCAGACGCTAAGGCAATCTTCAGCGACTACGAACGCACTGCCATGCGCGAAATGATCTTGAACGAAGACGTGCGCCTCGACGGCCGTACGACGACCGAAGTCCGCCCCATCGAAATCGAACTCGGCGTTCTCCCGAGCGCTCACGGTTCTGCGATTTTCCAGCGTGGCGAAACCCAGGGTCTCGTGGTCTGCACGCTCGGCTCCAAGGCCGACGAACAGCGCTACGAAAGCCTGCAGGGCGAAGGCTCCAAGAGCTACATGCTGCATTACAACTTCCCGCCGTACTGCGTGGGTGAATGCAAGCGCCTCGGCATGAGCCGCCGCGAAATCGGTCACGGCCACTTGGCCGAACGTTCTCTCGCAGCAGTGCTCCCGCTGCCGGAAGACTTCCCGTACACCATCCGCGTGGTTTCCGAAATTCAGGAATCCAACGGTTCTTCTTCCATGGCCTCTGTTTGCGGTGGCTGCCTCAGCTTGATGGACGCTGGCGTTCCTATCAAGGCTCCGGTTGCAGGTGTCGCCATGGGCCTCATCTCCGAAAAGGGTTCCGTCAAGGAAGGCGGCAAGATCAAGATCTTGACCGACATCACCGGTACGGAAGACCACCTCGGCGATATGGACTTCAAGGTGACAGGTACTGCCGAAGGTATCACAGCCTTCCAGATGGATATCAAGATCCGCGGCATTACGCCGGAACTCATGCGCGAAGCTCTGGAACAGGCACGCCAAGGCCGCCTGCATATCCTCGGCAAGATGGCTGAACTCGGCCTCGCCGCTCCGCGTCCGAAGGTTTCCGACAAGGCTCCGACCATGATCAAGATGCGCATCCCGACCAACAAGATCCGTGACGTTATCGGTTCCGGTGGCTCCGTGATTAAGGGCATGCAGTCTCAGACTGGTTGCACCATCAACATCGATGACGATGGCAACATCGACATTGCTGCTCCGAGTGGCAAGGCCGCTGCAGTTTGCCGCCGCATGATCGAAGAACTCACTGCTGAACCCGAACCGGGCCGCAAGTACAAGGGCAAGGTGAAGACGATCCAGCCGTTTGGCGCATTCGTCGAAATCCTCCCGGGTCGCGATGGCTTGGTACACATCTCCGAACTTGCCGACCACCGTGTCGAAAAGGTCGAAGACGTTGTTCACGTTGGTGACGAAGTCGAAGTGCTCTGCCTCGGTGTTGACCCGAAGGGCAAGGTGAAGCTTTCCATGAAGGCTTTGCTCCCTCCGAAGCCCGCTGAAGCTCCGGCCGCCGAAGCACCTGCTGCTGAAGCTGCCCCGGAAGCCCCGGCTGAAGCCTAA